CAAGGGTTTCGGGCGCCTGGCCGGACGTCGCGCGCTGATCACTGGCGCCGACTCGGGTATCGGACGCGCCGTGGCCATCGCCTTCGCCCGCGAGGGTGCCGACATTGCGCTCAACTACCTGCCCACGGAGGAGCGAGATGCCCGTGAAGTGGTCCAGCTGATCGAGCGCGAAGGCCGCAAGGCCGTGGCGCTTCCCGGTGATCTCAAGGACCCGCGCTTCTGTAGCCAGTTGGTGGACCAGGCCCACGAACAGCTCGGCGGCCTGGATATCCTGGTCAACGTGGCCGGCAAGCAGGAGGCGCGCAAGGACATCGGCCAGATCACCCATGAGCAGTTCGATCACACCCTCAAGACCAACGTCTACGCCTTGTTCTGGCTGTGCCAGGCAGCAGTGCCGCTGATGCCGGCCGGAGCGACCATCATCAACACCGCCTCGATCCAGTCGTACCAGCCCTCGGCGACGCTGCTGGACTACGCCACCACCA
The Pseudomonas putida genome window above contains:
- a CDS encoding SDR family oxidoreductase yields the protein MPSKPQDQFTLQNPLTQYPHPPFPAQGQAAPGLDAHMQPKPDHGETTYKGFGRLAGRRALITGADSGIGRAVAIAFAREGADIALNYLPTEERDAREVVQLIEREGRKAVALPGDLKDPRFCSQLVDQAHEQLGGLDILVNVAGKQEARKDIGQITHEQFDHTLKTNVYALFWLCQAAVPLMPAGATIINTASIQSYQPSATLLDYATTKAAIVAFTKALAKQVIERGIRVNAVAPGPIWTVLQPSGGQPPEKIPDFGGHTPMKRPGQPAECAPLYVLLASQESSYITGEVFGVTGGDPLP